In one window of Helianthus annuus cultivar XRQ/B chromosome 17, HanXRQr2.0-SUNRISE, whole genome shotgun sequence DNA:
- the LOC110925903 gene encoding glycosyltransferase BC10, which yields MKSTQNLLSVMLVFAFGLFFGVTLIFHLKDISFSLRFTQFSLSTTPSATSTAAPAGVDLVAPPLPVDLGLKGFLKPPELMHHMTDEELIWRASMVPKVRDYPFERTPKVAFLFLTRGPVVLAPLWERFFKGYDGLFTIYVHSSDSSAKVTVPKDSVFYGRRIPSKDVEWGKVNMVEAERRLLANALLDFSNQRFVLLSEACIPLFNFSTVYSYLVNSKHNFVESYDLEGAVGRGRYSKKMAPIVKIKEWRKGSQWFEMDRDLAIEVIADKMYFSVFHDFCNGKCYADEHYIPTFVTKKFGETNSNRTLTFVDWAKGGPHPTKYTRNDVTKDFLMKLRNDKSCEYNGKKNQTCHLFARKFTSHALDRLLRIAPKLMQFNL from the exons ATGAAGAGCACTCAAAATCTCCTATCTGTGATGCTCGTCTTCGCTTTCGGTTTATTTTTCGGTGTCACTCTCATTTTCCACCTCAAAGACATCTCATTCAGTCTCCGATTCACCCAATTCTCTCTCTCCACCACCCCCTCCGCCACCTCCACCGCCGCCCCTGCCGGAGTAGATTTGGTAGCACCACCGTTGCCGGTTGATTTGGGATTAAAAGGGTTCCTGAAGCCGCCGGAACTTATGCACCATATGACCGATGAAGAGTTGATTTGGAGAGCTTCCATGGTTCCGAAAGTTAGAGATTATCCGTTTGAAAGAACGCCGAAGGTGGCGTTTTTGTTTCTGACCCGAGGTCCGGTGGTGTTGGCGCCACTTTGGGAGAGGTTTTTTAAAGGGTATGATGGTCTTTTCACCATCTACGTTCATAGCTCCGATTCGTCGGCGAAGGTGACGGTACCGAAGGATTCCGTGTTTTACGGCCGGAGAATTCCGAGCAAG GATGTTGAATGGGGAAAAGTCAACATGGTCGAGGCCGAACGTCGACTACTAGCAAACGCGTTGTTGGATTTCTCGAACCAACGATTTGTTCTTCTGTCTGAAGCTTGCATTCCTTTGTTCAACTTTTCAACTGTTTACTCGTACCTCGTCAACTCAAAGCATAACTTTGTGGAGTCCTATGATCTGGAGGGGGCCGTTGGTCGTGGTCGTTATAGTAAGAAAATGGCCCCCATAGTGAAAATTAAAGAATGGCGAAAAGGGTCACAATGGTTCGAGATGGACCGTGACCTGGCCATTGAGGTGATAGCTGACAAAATGTACTTCTCAGTTTTTCATGACTTTTGCAATGGTAAATGTTATGCAGACGAGCATTACATACCGACATTTGTCACTAAGAAATTCGGGGAAACGAATTCTAATAGAactttgacttttgttgactGGGCGAAAGGCGGACCCCACCCAACTAAATACACGAGAAACGATGTGACTAAAGATTTTTTGATGAAGTTAAGGAATGATAAAAGTTGCGAGTATAACGGGAAGAAAAACCAAACATGTCACTTATTTGCAAGGAAGTTCACATCTCATGCTTTGGATAGATTGTTAAGAATTGCACCAAAACTTATGCAATTCAACCTATAG
- the LOC110925316 gene encoding glycosyltransferase BC10 yields the protein MSLIVFVLGTFVVDHYKTIVIPHDLYFPPFTAITQTQTTSIHSCHEPSRSSSTSSATHQIVEFTDSTGVVDLWHSMSDSDLMEKAARVPRVANDPWKVAFMFLIRGSLPLGPFWERFFKGYEGLFSIYLHTSPDFNYEPPNSSVFYKRRIPSKHVQWGKSTMIDAERRLLANALLDFSNQRFILLSETCIPLFNFTTIYNYLINANQSFLSSFDDPRKIGRGRYNKRMGPTITLQDWRKGSQWFESNRELAIEIISDKLYYHVFQNHCSPPCYMDEHYLPTLVNKVRPDLTTNRTVTWTDWSGGGSHPATFRKINITAAFLNRVRYESNCTYNGRNSSICFLFARKFHPSTLESLLKIAPKLFEFSG from the exons ATGTCGCTAATCGTGTTCGTTCTTGGCACATTCGTCGTTGATCATTACAAGACGATTGTAATCCCACATGATTTGTATTTCCCTCCATTCACCGCGATCACACAAACTCAGACTACTTCTATCCACTCGTGTCATGAACCGTCAAGATCTTCATCTACTTCTTCAGCAACTCATCAAATTGTCGAATTTACTGATTCGACTGGTGTTGTGGATCTTTGGCACTCGATGAGCGACAGTGACCTCATGGAAAAAGCCGCAAGGGTCCCACGTGTCGCGAACGATCCATGGAAAGTAGCCTTCATGTTCTTGATAAGGGGAAGTTTACCCTTGGGTCCATTTTGGGAAAGGTTCTTTAAAGGGTATGAAGGTCTTTTCTCAATTTATCTTCATACGTCTCCGGATTTTAACTATGAACCTCCAAATTCATCGGTGTTTTATAAACGACGAATTCCAAGCAAG CATGTCCAGTGGGGGAAATCAACTATGATTGATGCTGAGAGACGACTACTAGCAAATGCACTACTCGACTTCTCCAATCAAAGATTCATATTACTATCTGAAACTTGCATTCCTTTGTTCAATTTCACGACCATCTATAACTACCTTATTAACGCCAACCAAAGTTTCCTTAGTTCCTTTGACGATCCAAGGAAGATCGGTCGTGGGAGATACAACAAGCGAATGGGTCCCACAATAACGCTACAAGATTGGCGTAAAGGCTCACAATGGTTCGAAAGCAATAGAGAACTCGCAATTGAAATAATCTCGGATAAGTTGTATTATCATGTGTTTCAAAACCATTGTTCTCCACCTTGTTATATGGATGAACATTACCTACCTACGCTTGTGAACAAGGTTCGTCCGGACTTGACCACCAATAGGACCGTTACATGGACCGACTGGTCTGGTGGTGGGTCCCACCCGGCAACCTTCAGAAAAATAAACATTACAGCAGCGTTTCTAAATCGAGTTAGATATGAGTCCAATTGTACGTATAATGGTCGTAATAGCTCGATTTGCTTTTTATTTGCTAGGAAGTTTCATCCGAGCACTTTAGAGTCATTGTTGAAGATAGCTCCAAAGTTGTTCGAGTTTAGTGGGTAA
- the LOC110920801 gene encoding chaperone protein dnaJ 15, with protein MGGSKMEGGTSSTTPVIANRRDPYEVLSVSREASDQEIKSAYRKLALKYHPDKNASNPEASELFKEVAYSYNILSDPEKRRQYDNSGFEAIDAEGVDMEIDLSNLGTVNTMFAALFSKLGVPIKTTISANVLEEALNGTVTVRPLPIGSSVSGKVEKQSAHFFSVTISEEQARSGIVVRVTSSAQSKFKLLYFEQDNGGGYSLALQEDSEKTGKVTSAGMYFLHFQVYRMDSTVNALAMAKDPEAAFFKRLEGLQPCEVSELRSGTHIFAVYGDNFFKTASYTIEAICATTYEDTTHKLKDIEQQILRKRTELRQFETEYRQALARFQEVTNRYTQEKQNVDELLKQRDSIQSSFTAGRSVVVGSGSNAQASSNGGNHTKAPDGGDGENSNSPYEEGTSDSKTKKKWFNLNLKGERKSV; from the exons ATGGGTGGGTCAAAGATGGAAGGGGGAACCTCTTCCACAACACCTGTGATTGCAAATAGAAGAGACCCTTATGAGGTTTTGAGTGTTTCAAGAGAGGCTTCTGATCAGGAGATTAAATCTGCTTATAGGAAACTTGCTCTAAA GTATCACCCAGACAAAAATGCTAGTAATCCCGAAGCCTCTGAACTATTCAAAGAGGTTGCATATTCTTACAACATATTATCCGACCCGGAAAAAAGACGACAATATGATAATTCAGGGTTTGAG GCTATTGATGCCGAAGGCGTGGACATGGAAATCGACTTATCAAATCTCGGAACCGTGAATACTATGTTTGCCGCACTATTCAG TAAGCTTGGAGTTCCTATTAAGACAACGATTTCTGCCAATGTTCTTGAAGAAGCATTAAACGGAACTGTCACTGTCCGACCCCTTCCAATAGGATCATCAGTTAGTGGAAAG GTCGAGAAGCAAAGCGCACATTTTTTTAGTGTTACgataagtgaagaacaagctcgATCAGGAATTGTTGTTAGAGTTACTTCATCTGCACAAAGCAAATTTAAG CTACTTTATTTTGAGCAAGATAACGGTGGGGGCTATAGTCTCGCTTTGCAG GAAGATAGCGAAAAGACGGGTAAGGTGACATCAGCGGGCATGTATTTCTTGCATTTTCAAGTATACCGAATGGATTCAACTGTTAATGCA TTAGCAATGGCTAAGGATCCCGAAGCAGCTTTCTTTAAAAGGTTGGAAGGTCTTCAACCATGTGAGGTCTCGGAACTGAGGTCCGGCACTCACATATTTGCCGTTTACG GagataatttttttaaaacagCATCTTATACGATCGAGGCTATATGCGCCACTACATATGAGGATACGACTCATAAACTCAAGGATATTGAGCAGCAGATTTTGAGAAAAAGAACCGAGCTACGTCAGTTTGAGACAGAATACAGACAG GCTTTGGCGCGATTCCAAGAAGTGACCAATAGATACACCCAGGAAAAACAGAAC GTGGACGAACTTCTAAAACAACGAGACAGCATCCAATCATCGTTCACAGCAGGTCGGTCTGTGGTTGTCGGTAGTGGGAGTAACGCTCAAGCTAGCAGCAACGGAGGAAACCACACCAAAGCTCCAGATGGCGGTGACGGTGAAAACAGCAACAGTCCATATGAAGAAGGAACCTCGGATTCCAAAACTAAGAAGAAATGGTTCAATCTTAACCTCAAAGGTGAGAGAAAGTCGGTTTGA